One region of Arthrobacter sp. StoSoilB22 genomic DNA includes:
- a CDS encoding VCBS repeat-containing protein, with the protein MGTFASAVKSAVLAAVLVGPAAVAGVAPAAATAPSEPTPPYVFVPPIVGLPYVGSELTLGITQFQKCKTEEAPNGFILEWLSNGVPLPTERQGEFLKLTPEDRGNRISMNVHTTCETPRVFHSRETRPVAASNRAMGWTGRGNFELLGRTDDGDLVLYPRTYEPNWVYWGPGMELLQFPSSWDEPRVVGTGWNIFNIVFSPGDFDGDGHNDVLSRDSTGNLHLYPGDGEGGWLAPSQVGAGWNIFDSMVGPGDFDGDGINDVLARDRQGKLHLYPGDGEGGWLAPSQVGSGWQIFDKIIAAGDTTGDGTADIFARDRNGILFQYPTDGQGGWSTPSRVGHGWDEMPEISSAGPFIKSYNISRSDLIAYNRDGNLYSYANLGVEGDYSLFNQGQIGNGWNIFSSLI; encoded by the coding sequence TTGGGGACTTTTGCATCTGCCGTGAAATCGGCTGTACTTGCCGCAGTGTTGGTGGGACCCGCTGCCGTTGCCGGAGTAGCACCAGCCGCAGCCACAGCGCCATCAGAGCCCACACCGCCATACGTTTTTGTGCCGCCCATTGTGGGTTTGCCTTACGTGGGTTCCGAGCTGACCTTGGGCATCACTCAGTTCCAAAAGTGCAAGACCGAGGAAGCACCTAACGGATTCATCCTTGAGTGGCTCAGTAACGGCGTTCCTCTACCAACCGAGCGGCAAGGGGAATTCCTCAAGCTAACCCCGGAGGACCGGGGCAACCGAATCTCCATGAATGTCCACACCACGTGCGAAACACCGAGGGTCTTCCACAGCAGGGAGACGCGTCCCGTCGCCGCGTCCAACCGGGCCATGGGGTGGACGGGCCGCGGCAACTTTGAACTGCTGGGACGGACTGACGACGGCGACCTTGTTCTCTATCCGCGGACATACGAGCCGAACTGGGTCTATTGGGGACCTGGCATGGAACTTCTCCAATTCCCCAGCTCCTGGGATGAACCCCGGGTGGTGGGAACGGGCTGGAATATCTTCAACATCGTCTTCTCCCCCGGCGACTTCGATGGAGACGGACACAACGACGTCCTGAGCCGTGACAGCACCGGCAACCTCCATCTTTATCCCGGTGATGGCGAAGGCGGCTGGCTGGCGCCCTCTCAAGTCGGTGCCGGCTGGAATATCTTCGATTCGATGGTGGGACCGGGTGATTTCGACGGTGACGGCATCAACGACGTCCTCGCTCGCGACCGTCAAGGCAAGCTTCATCTCTACCCCGGCGACGGCGAAGGCGGCTGGCTTGCCCCCTCTCAGGTGGGCTCAGGCTGGCAGATCTTCGACAAGATCATTGCCGCCGGAGACACCACCGGTGACGGGACAGCGGACATCTTCGCCCGCGACCGTAACGGCATCCTCTTCCAGTACCCCACGGATGGACAGGGCGGCTGGAGCACACCATCGAGGGTGGGCCACGGCTGGGACGAAATGCCTGAAATCAGCAGTGCCGGCCCCTTCATTAAGTCGTACAACATTTCCCGCAGTGACCTCATCGCTTACAACCGGGACGGAAATCTCTACAGCTACGCCAACCTCGGCGTGGAAGGAGACTACTCGCTTTTCAACCAAGGTCAGATCGGCAACGGCTGGAACATCTTCAGCAGCCTGATCTGA